The DNA window CCCTATCTCAGCCCTCTGCTCTTGTTGTTTAGGCGAAGGAGTAAAAGGTTCTCTACTCCCGGGTTTTTTGTATTTAGTGACTAAATTCAGCCCCTTTTTCCTCTGAAAAGTCAGCAACTTTTTAAGAGTTTTGACGGCCGAAAGTGAAAAACAAGGTCCAGTTACTTTTGGCATACTCTACAATCATAGCAAATTATAAAAGGGCTGTCTAAAACCAGACAATAATTCCATTTAAGTAAATTGTCTCCACAAACCATCAAAATAATCTCTATAAGGCTTAATCTCATCAACACTCTCAACGATAATCGAGGCTTCTTGATTGCGAGAAAAGGCCCCTTTTGAGAAATTATGAGAGCCTAAAACAAGGATTCTACCATCTATAATCAGCATTTTCGCATGGGTAATCACTCCCACCTGCCCGAATTTAATCTCGGCACCATGCATTTGAAGATGGGAGGCGGTTTTGGCGTTAATCTTAGTGATCGCGTGACCCATGCTTTCGGTATTAAGCAACACCCGCACCTTAACCCTTCGTCTAAGCGCCCCTAACACCGCCAAATTGAGTTTTTGGACGCCACCGGCAGACTCATGGCCATACCACTTCCATTGATACATCACAATATCAATCGTGGTCGAAGCC is part of the Patescibacteria group bacterium genome and encodes:
- a CDS encoding phospholipase D-like domain-containing protein, with the protein product MAKIQSAIAQQFPERVIPLINAASTTIDIVMYQWKWYGHESAGGVQKLNLAVLGALRRRVKVRVLLNTESMGHAITKINAKTASHLQMHGAEIKFGQVGVITHAKMLIIDGRILVLGSHNFSKGAFSRNQEASIIVESVDEIKPYRDYFDGLWRQFT